In Microbacterium sp. AB, a single genomic region encodes these proteins:
- the dcd gene encoding dCTP deaminase gives MLLSDRDIKARLDAGRIGLDPLDVEMVQPSSVDVRIDRYFRLFDNHKYPFIDPSEDQPDLTHLVEVDPGEPFILHPGEFVLGSTFERVTLPDDVAARLEGKSSLGRLGLLTHSTAGFIDPGFSGHVTLELSNVATLPIKLWPGMKIGQLCFFQLSSAAENAYGSGPYGNRYQGQRGPTASRSFQNFHRTDVSVTEAGANGA, from the coding sequence GTGCTGCTCTCGGATCGCGACATCAAGGCCCGGCTCGACGCGGGGCGCATCGGCCTCGACCCGCTCGACGTCGAGATGGTGCAGCCGTCGAGCGTCGACGTGCGCATCGACCGGTACTTCCGACTCTTCGACAACCACAAGTACCCGTTCATCGACCCGTCCGAGGACCAGCCCGACCTCACCCACCTCGTGGAGGTCGATCCCGGCGAGCCCTTCATCCTGCATCCGGGCGAGTTCGTGCTCGGCTCGACGTTCGAGCGCGTGACGCTGCCCGACGACGTCGCCGCGCGCCTCGAGGGCAAGTCGTCGCTCGGCCGGCTCGGCCTGCTGACCCACTCGACGGCGGGCTTCATCGACCCGGGGTTCTCCGGACACGTCACGCTCGAGCTCTCGAACGTCGCGACCCTGCCCATCAAGCTGTGGCCGGGCATGAAGATCGGCCAGCTCTGCTTCTTCCAGCTCAGCTCCGCCGCCGAGAACGCGTACGGCTCGGGCCCCTACGGCAACCGCTACCAGGGCCAGCGCGGGCCGACGGCGTCGCGCTCGTTCCAGAACTTCCACCGCACGGACGTCTCGGTGACCGAGGCCGGGGCGAACGGGGCCTGA
- a CDS encoding LLM class flavin-dependent oxidoreductase: MDYGAPLRFGSFITPLAADPEATVRLAVASEAAGLDLVTFQDHPYEPAYLDTVTLLSFVAGRTNRIGLAANVHNLQLRPPAVLARSAASLDRLSGGRFSLALGAGAIPDAAVGMGAPPSTAGQRVSALEEALGVIRALWDVDADTDVSLPGPFYPIPGAKRGPAPVRPIPIWLGAHRPRMLRIVGTLADGWLPSLERIGGPDAVVASHAAIDEAATAAGRDPRDIRRLLNVPPDAAQPERLADLALEHGFATFILFSDDPAVLRAYGEEVAPAVRERVAVERARR; this comes from the coding sequence ATGGACTACGGCGCTCCCCTCCGCTTCGGATCGTTCATCACGCCGCTCGCGGCCGACCCCGAGGCGACCGTGCGCCTCGCGGTGGCGAGCGAGGCCGCGGGCCTCGACCTCGTCACCTTCCAGGACCACCCCTATGAGCCGGCGTATCTCGACACGGTGACCCTGCTGTCCTTCGTCGCCGGTCGCACGAACCGCATCGGGCTGGCGGCCAACGTGCACAACCTGCAGCTGAGGCCGCCCGCGGTGCTCGCACGCTCCGCGGCGAGCCTCGACAGGCTCTCCGGCGGGCGCTTCTCCCTCGCGCTCGGCGCCGGGGCGATCCCGGACGCGGCCGTCGGGATGGGCGCACCGCCCTCCACGGCCGGGCAGCGGGTCAGCGCCCTCGAGGAGGCGCTGGGGGTGATCCGCGCGCTCTGGGACGTCGACGCCGACACGGACGTCTCGCTGCCGGGTCCCTTCTATCCGATCCCCGGCGCGAAGCGCGGGCCCGCCCCCGTCCGTCCGATCCCGATCTGGCTCGGCGCGCACCGGCCGCGCATGCTGCGCATCGTCGGGACGCTCGCCGACGGATGGCTCCCCTCGCTCGAGCGCATCGGCGGCCCGGACGCGGTCGTCGCGTCGCACGCCGCGATCGACGAGGCCGCGACCGCGGCCGGGCGCGATCCTCGCGACATCCGGCGCCTCCTGAACGTCCCCCCGGACGCGGCGCAGCCCGAGCGTCTCGCCGATCTCGCGCTCGAGCACGGCTTCGCGACGTTCATCCTCTTCAGCGACGATCCCGCCGTGCTGCGCGCGTACGGGGAAGAGGTCGCGCCCGCCGTTCGCGAGCGCGTCGCCGTGGAGCGCGCGCGCCGCTGA
- a CDS encoding DsbA family oxidoreductase, whose amino-acid sequence MSEPIRIEVWSDVACPWCFIGKRRLEEGAERFANEHPGSEIEVVYRSFELSPDTPEDFAGTREEYLGGKHKGGSPERAAEMRAQMTAVAASLGLDYRMDDVKHRNTVRAHRLLQFARAEGRQLELVELLFSAQFERGLDLSDRDVLADLAEQAGLDRGKAADVLAGEQFLAEVREDEALAGRLGIGGVPFYVIDGRYGLSGAQAPDVFAGALERVAAERAQETV is encoded by the coding sequence ATGAGTGAGCCCATCCGCATCGAGGTCTGGTCGGACGTCGCGTGCCCGTGGTGCTTCATCGGCAAGCGACGTCTCGAGGAGGGAGCCGAGCGGTTCGCGAACGAGCATCCCGGCTCCGAGATCGAGGTCGTCTACCGCAGCTTCGAGCTCTCGCCCGACACCCCGGAGGACTTCGCCGGGACGAGGGAGGAGTACCTCGGCGGGAAGCACAAGGGCGGCAGCCCCGAGCGCGCGGCGGAGATGCGCGCTCAGATGACGGCCGTCGCCGCGAGCCTGGGCCTCGACTACCGCATGGACGACGTCAAGCACCGCAACACCGTGCGCGCCCACCGGCTCCTGCAGTTCGCTCGTGCCGAGGGCCGGCAGCTCGAGCTCGTCGAGCTGCTCTTCAGCGCGCAGTTCGAGCGCGGTCTGGACCTCTCCGACCGGGACGTGCTCGCCGACCTCGCCGAGCAGGCGGGTCTCGACCGCGGGAAGGCCGCGGACGTGCTCGCCGGCGAGCAGTTCCTCGCCGAGGTCCGCGAGGACGAGGCCCTCGCCGGCCGCCTGGGGATCGGCGGGGTGCCGTTCTACGTCATCGACGGCCGTTACGGGCTGTCCGGCGCTCAGGCGCCCGACGTCTTCGCCGGCGCGCTCGAACGCGTCGCGGCGGAACGCGCACAGGAGACGGTGTGA
- a CDS encoding quinone oxidoreductase family protein, giving the protein MHAIVIDRFGGPEVAVWTETDRPTPAPTQVLVQVNVSGLNFMDAHQLGGGTPIQAPFVAGVEGVGVIVEVGADVSDLKVGQRVGWHSGGQGSFAEFTAVEAGRAIPIPDEVDDETATALLLQGTTAHYLATDAYAVQDGDPVIVHAAAGGVGVLLTQVAKLRGGTVIGTVSTEEKAEVARAAGADHVLFYDGFSDRARELTGGEGVAAVYDSVGADTFDGGLAALRERGRLVVYGGASGPVPPLDLSRLTFGGSLSVTSTMVVHFTRTTEELRRRAADLFAWVASGELTVNIGARYPVSEAGAAIAAIKSRNSTGKVLLTH; this is encoded by the coding sequence ATGCATGCCATCGTGATCGACCGCTTCGGCGGTCCCGAGGTCGCCGTCTGGACGGAGACCGATCGACCGACGCCCGCTCCGACACAGGTGCTGGTCCAGGTGAACGTCTCGGGCCTGAACTTCATGGACGCGCACCAGCTCGGGGGAGGAACGCCCATCCAGGCGCCCTTCGTCGCCGGGGTGGAGGGCGTCGGCGTGATCGTCGAGGTCGGTGCCGACGTCTCCGACCTGAAGGTCGGCCAGCGCGTCGGCTGGCATTCGGGAGGCCAGGGCAGCTTCGCGGAGTTCACCGCCGTCGAGGCGGGACGGGCCATCCCGATCCCCGACGAGGTCGACGACGAGACCGCGACGGCGCTGCTGCTGCAGGGCACGACCGCGCACTACCTGGCGACCGACGCCTACGCGGTCCAGGACGGGGACCCGGTGATCGTGCACGCCGCCGCGGGCGGGGTGGGCGTGCTGCTGACCCAGGTGGCGAAGCTGCGCGGCGGCACCGTGATCGGCACGGTGTCGACCGAGGAGAAGGCCGAGGTCGCGCGAGCGGCCGGCGCGGACCACGTGCTCTTCTACGACGGGTTCTCGGACCGTGCGCGTGAGCTCACCGGCGGCGAGGGCGTCGCGGCCGTCTACGACAGCGTGGGCGCGGACACGTTCGACGGCGGACTCGCGGCCCTGCGCGAGCGCGGCCGGCTCGTCGTCTACGGAGGCGCGAGCGGCCCCGTCCCGCCGCTGGACCTGTCCCGGCTCACCTTCGGGGGCTCGCTGTCGGTGACGAGCACGATGGTGGTCCACTTCACCCGCACGACGGAGGAGCTGCGCCGCCGTGCCGCCGATCTGTTCGCGTGGGTCGCGAGCGGCGAGCTGACCGTGAACATCGGCGCTCGCTACCCGGTCTCCGAGGCCGGCGCCGCGATCGCCGCGATCAAGTCGCGCAACTCGACCGGCAAGGTGCTCCTCACGCACTGA
- a CDS encoding zinc-binding dehydrogenase, which translates to MKAWQFTKTHEPLVLAEVDEPTAAPGEVVVDIKAAGLCHSDVGLLEDESFPLAPGAQVPLTLGHEVAGVISEVGADVAEWRVGDRVGIALVGDRVPGLGRDGGYSFRLTAPPEALVRIPDGVPFEQAAAGTDAGVTAYHAVVAAGQVVAGTKVGIIGLGGLGQIGARIAVLQGAEVYAAEVKEDVWGLGDQIGVKRVAADISAFADEQLDVIVDFAGFGTTTAAAIETVRPDGRVVQVGMGRLQATISTQALIMRQITLVGVLGGTKDDLRGVYEVLATGRLDPAITTIAFDEIPDGLRRLSEGTVVGRLVAKIAD; encoded by the coding sequence ATGAAGGCATGGCAGTTCACCAAGACCCATGAACCCCTCGTCCTCGCCGAGGTCGACGAGCCCACCGCCGCCCCGGGCGAGGTGGTCGTGGACATCAAGGCCGCGGGCCTGTGCCACTCGGACGTCGGCCTGCTGGAGGACGAGTCGTTCCCGCTGGCTCCCGGCGCGCAGGTGCCGCTGACGCTCGGGCATGAGGTCGCCGGGGTCATCAGCGAGGTCGGCGCCGACGTCGCGGAGTGGCGCGTCGGCGACCGCGTGGGGATCGCCCTCGTCGGCGACCGCGTTCCCGGTCTGGGCCGGGACGGCGGCTACTCGTTCAGGCTGACCGCTCCCCCGGAAGCGCTCGTGCGCATCCCCGACGGGGTCCCGTTCGAGCAGGCCGCGGCGGGGACGGATGCGGGCGTCACCGCCTACCACGCCGTCGTCGCCGCCGGGCAGGTCGTGGCCGGCACCAAGGTCGGCATCATCGGCCTGGGCGGGCTCGGGCAGATCGGCGCGCGGATCGCCGTGCTCCAGGGGGCGGAGGTCTATGCCGCCGAGGTCAAGGAGGACGTCTGGGGGCTGGGCGATCAGATCGGCGTGAAGCGCGTCGCGGCCGACATCAGCGCATTCGCGGACGAGCAGCTGGACGTGATCGTGGACTTCGCCGGCTTCGGCACCACCACGGCCGCCGCGATCGAGACCGTCCGGCCGGACGGGCGCGTCGTGCAGGTCGGCATGGGCCGCCTGCAGGCCACGATCAGCACCCAGGCGCTCATCATGCGTCAGATCACCCTCGTCGGCGTCCTCGGCGGCACCAAGGACGACCTGCGCGGGGTCTACGAGGTCCTCGCCACCGGGCGACTGGACCCCGCGATCACGACGATCGCCTTCGACGAGATCCCGGACGGCCTGCGTCGGCTCTCCGAGGGCACGGTCGTCGGCCGGCTGGTCGCCAAGATCGCGGACTGA
- a CDS encoding MarR family winged helix-turn-helix transcriptional regulator, with protein MAASRQDRSAQLADLAHFILSVARDVRLYGHFDPEILEVTELESLVMDHVQRHPGVSPSGICAEVGLRSSNASAVLRSLEERGMIERVPNPADRRSVSVHPTPVAARNLERVRQEWARFLAPHVDDDLDLAPVIALLGSLDESVTRAASPSMRQTA; from the coding sequence ATGGCAGCCAGCAGGCAGGACAGGTCGGCGCAGCTCGCCGACCTCGCGCACTTCATCCTCAGCGTGGCGCGAGACGTCCGTCTGTACGGGCACTTCGATCCCGAGATCCTCGAGGTGACCGAGCTCGAGAGCCTCGTCATGGACCACGTCCAGCGGCATCCGGGCGTCAGCCCGTCGGGGATCTGCGCGGAGGTCGGCCTCCGGTCCAGCAACGCGAGCGCGGTCCTGCGCTCGCTGGAGGAGCGGGGCATGATCGAACGCGTCCCGAACCCGGCGGATCGTCGGTCCGTGAGCGTGCACCCCACGCCCGTCGCCGCCCGCAACCTGGAGAGGGTGCGCCAGGAGTGGGCGCGATTCCTCGCTCCGCACGTCGACGACGACCTCGACCTCGCCCCGGTGATCGCGCTGCTCGGCTCGCTCGACGAGTCGGTCACCCGCGCCGCGAGCCCGTCCATGAGGCAGACAGCCTGA
- a CDS encoding multidrug effflux MFS transporter translates to MTPRTQSDQHSTTTATARIGIGLMLTLALLSGIAPFAIDMYLPAFPEMVAELDTTASGVQLSLTAFLVGAGVGQVIFGPLSDRFGRLGPLVAGMLIYLAASVATALAPTVEFLIGARLVQGLAGAAGMVISRAIISDLAKGVEAARGLSVVMTVSGIAPVLAPVAGSLLTEPIGWRGLMWVVTGLVAIGLIAVFLSVRETRPRTVRDAARQGPKTSPVRALTSRAYLGNMLAYVFAFTTMMAYISASPFLYQGMMGMDQVQYGLAFGLNALALMLVGALSARLTRRFHVAALARTGLLLNLASVAVFAVLVFTGAPAIWLTVPILVSVGVLGLSFGNATALALAAVPAAAGLGSAILGLLQHVFAGIAAPIVSIAGETTAVPLAITMLVTSALANIAFAVARGADPRHSAAPATEPATERVETA, encoded by the coding sequence GTGACCCCGCGTACACAGTCTGACCAGCATTCGACGACCACGGCGACCGCCCGGATCGGCATCGGCCTGATGCTCACGCTCGCCCTGCTGTCCGGGATCGCGCCGTTCGCGATCGACATGTACCTGCCGGCGTTCCCGGAGATGGTCGCCGAGCTCGACACCACGGCCTCGGGCGTCCAGCTGTCGTTGACGGCCTTCCTCGTCGGCGCCGGCGTCGGCCAGGTGATCTTCGGGCCGCTCTCCGACCGGTTCGGCCGGCTCGGGCCGCTCGTCGCGGGAATGCTCATCTATCTCGCCGCCAGCGTGGCGACGGCGCTCGCCCCGACGGTCGAGTTCCTCATCGGCGCGCGTCTCGTCCAGGGTCTCGCGGGAGCGGCCGGGATGGTCATCTCTCGCGCCATCATCAGCGACCTCGCCAAGGGCGTCGAAGCTGCACGCGGACTCAGCGTGGTCATGACGGTCAGCGGGATCGCCCCCGTGCTCGCCCCCGTCGCGGGCAGCCTGCTCACCGAGCCCATCGGCTGGCGCGGCCTGATGTGGGTCGTCACGGGCCTGGTGGCCATCGGTCTCATCGCCGTCTTCCTCTCCGTCCGCGAGACCCGGCCGCGCACCGTGCGCGACGCCGCACGCCAGGGACCGAAGACGTCGCCCGTGCGGGCGCTCACCTCCCGCGCGTATCTGGGCAACATGCTCGCCTACGTCTTCGCCTTCACGACGATGATGGCCTACATCTCCGCCTCGCCGTTCCTCTACCAGGGGATGATGGGCATGGACCAGGTCCAGTACGGGCTGGCCTTCGGCCTCAACGCGCTCGCGCTCATGCTCGTCGGAGCCCTCTCCGCCCGGCTGACGCGGCGCTTCCACGTCGCAGCGCTCGCCCGCACCGGGCTCCTGCTGAACCTCGCCTCCGTGGCCGTCTTCGCGGTCCTCGTCTTCACGGGCGCACCGGCGATCTGGCTCACGGTGCCGATCCTCGTCTCCGTCGGCGTGCTCGGGCTCAGCTTCGGCAACGCCACCGCGCTCGCGCTCGCGGCCGTGCCCGCCGCCGCGGGTCTCGGCTCGGCGATCCTCGGCCTGCTTCAGCACGTCTTCGCCGGCATCGCGGCGCCGATCGTCAGCATCGCCGGCGAGACCACGGCCGTGCCGCTCGCCATCACGATGCTCGTCACCTCGGCCCTCGCGAACATCGCGTTCGCCGTCGCCCGAGGCGCCGATCCGCGGCACTCCGCCGCTCCCGCGACGGAGCCCGCCACCGAGCGCGTGGAGACCGCGTAG
- a CDS encoding 3-ketoacyl-ACP reductase: protein MSDEHRPVAVVTGGLRGIGRAILDELQARGFCGACVDLVEPDLAEAETPLPEGFRYYRLDISLVEEHQEVVDRIVADFGGIDTLVNNAGIAVRPPTDILDVQPADFDRSLNVNLRGTFFLSQAVARSMVASASTHYRSIVNIASMAAHIAAYDRAQYAIGKAAVSKMTQLYAARLAVDGIHVHEVRPGFIRTPMTAAAAPRIEEIVRDAVPMRRWGTPQDVARTVATLATGGLPYTTGESIWVAGGVTIPQVR, encoded by the coding sequence ATGTCAGACGAGCATCGTCCCGTCGCGGTCGTGACCGGGGGGCTCCGCGGGATCGGACGCGCCATCCTCGACGAGCTGCAGGCCCGCGGCTTCTGCGGCGCGTGCGTCGACCTGGTCGAGCCGGACCTCGCAGAGGCCGAGACGCCGCTGCCGGAGGGCTTCCGCTACTACCGGCTCGACATCTCCCTCGTCGAGGAGCACCAGGAGGTCGTCGACAGGATCGTGGCCGACTTCGGCGGCATCGACACGCTCGTGAACAACGCGGGCATCGCGGTGCGGCCGCCGACCGACATCCTCGACGTGCAGCCCGCGGACTTCGACCGTTCGCTGAACGTCAACCTGCGCGGCACGTTCTTCCTGTCGCAGGCGGTCGCCCGCAGCATGGTCGCGTCCGCGTCGACGCACTATCGCAGCATCGTCAACATCGCGTCGATGGCGGCCCACATCGCCGCCTACGACCGCGCCCAGTACGCGATCGGCAAGGCCGCCGTCAGCAAGATGACCCAGCTCTACGCCGCACGGCTCGCCGTCGACGGCATCCACGTGCACGAGGTCAGGCCGGGCTTCATCCGCACGCCCATGACCGCCGCGGCGGCGCCCCGCATCGAGGAGATCGTCCGCGATGCCGTGCCGATGCGTCGCTGGGGCACGCCGCAGGATGTTGCCCGCACGGTCGCGACCCTCGCGACGGGCGGCCTGCCGTACACGACGGGTGAGTCGATCTGGGTCGCGGGAGGCGTGACCATCCCCCAGGTGCGCTGA
- a CDS encoding flavin-containing monooxygenase has protein sequence MSITANTLVTTEVLIVGAGFAGLGLGIRLKREGTDDFVIVERADDVGGAWRDNTYPGVACDVPSQVYSFSFRLNPHWSRVRAPGREIQEYLRASAREEGLLDHIRFGEPMERATWDGEAGRWTVETPHATYSAQFLVTACGHLADERLPDIPGRDTFAGEFFHSARWNHDVPLEGKRIALVGSGASGVQLLPELAAVASEVVVFQRSPAYIIPAPNPEYSPAQQRLFERSPDTLRALRAETFWTAEANFAARRGVPKYLEAARRIPLDHLERSVGDPVLRAKLTPDYELGCKRLLGSDLYYPTLQQDHVTLEASALARIDGSRAISAAGNAFDVDVIVFATGFEATEPLFADIVHGREGVTLADAWSDGMTAYASNTTHGFPNLFIMNGPNTSSGHNSAIYILEAQMDYILGALRFSHEADAPVLEVTEEAEEEYVARVRELSEGTVWLDGGCRNWYVDPRSGALTLIWPDFMHAFRETNATFEPDVYTVRQPVAVG, from the coding sequence ATGTCCATCACCGCGAACACGCTCGTCACGACCGAGGTGCTCATCGTCGGCGCCGGCTTCGCCGGGCTCGGCCTGGGGATCAGGCTCAAGCGCGAGGGCACGGACGACTTCGTCATCGTCGAGCGGGCCGACGACGTCGGCGGCGCCTGGCGGGACAACACCTATCCCGGGGTCGCGTGCGACGTCCCGTCGCAGGTGTACTCGTTCTCCTTCCGCCTGAACCCGCACTGGTCGCGGGTGAGGGCGCCGGGGAGGGAGATCCAGGAGTACCTCCGCGCGTCGGCGCGGGAGGAGGGGCTCCTCGACCACATCCGCTTCGGCGAGCCGATGGAGCGCGCCACGTGGGACGGCGAGGCGGGCCGCTGGACCGTCGAGACGCCGCACGCCACCTACTCCGCGCAGTTCCTGGTGACCGCATGCGGGCACCTCGCGGACGAGCGTCTGCCCGACATCCCCGGCAGGGACACCTTCGCCGGCGAGTTCTTCCACTCGGCGCGGTGGAACCACGACGTCCCGCTGGAGGGCAAGCGCATCGCCCTCGTCGGCTCGGGGGCGTCGGGGGTCCAGCTGCTTCCCGAGCTCGCCGCCGTCGCGTCCGAGGTCGTGGTCTTCCAGCGCAGCCCCGCCTACATCATCCCGGCGCCGAACCCCGAGTACAGCCCGGCCCAGCAGCGCCTGTTCGAGCGCAGCCCCGACACGCTGCGAGCCCTGCGCGCCGAGACCTTCTGGACCGCCGAGGCGAACTTCGCCGCCCGCCGCGGCGTCCCGAAGTACCTCGAGGCGGCGCGGAGGATCCCCCTCGACCACCTGGAGCGCAGCGTCGGCGACCCCGTCCTGCGCGCGAAGCTGACGCCCGACTACGAGCTCGGCTGCAAGCGCCTGCTCGGCTCGGACCTCTACTACCCGACCCTGCAGCAGGACCACGTGACGCTGGAGGCGTCCGCGCTCGCGCGCATCGACGGCAGCCGGGCGATCAGCGCCGCGGGCAACGCGTTCGACGTCGACGTCATCGTCTTCGCCACCGGGTTCGAGGCGACGGAGCCGCTGTTCGCCGACATCGTCCACGGACGCGAGGGAGTCACGCTCGCCGACGCCTGGAGCGACGGCATGACGGCCTACGCCTCGAACACGACCCACGGCTTCCCGAACCTGTTCATCATGAACGGCCCCAACACCAGCAGCGGGCACAACTCCGCGATCTACATCCTCGAGGCGCAGATGGACTACATCCTCGGCGCGCTCCGGTTCTCGCACGAGGCCGACGCCCCGGTGCTCGAGGTGACCGAGGAGGCGGAGGAGGAGTACGTCGCCCGGGTGCGGGAGCTCAGCGAGGGCACGGTCTGGCTCGACGGCGGATGCCGCAACTGGTACGTCGATCCGCGCAGCGGTGCGCTGACCCTGATCTGGCCGGACTTCATGCACGCCTTCCGGGAGACGAACGCCACCTTCGAGCCGGACGTGTACACGGTCCGCCAACCGGTCGCGGTCGGCTGA
- a CDS encoding alpha/beta fold hydrolase, producing the protein MPVHLTTEVEEGAVSVDGAEVRYYVSGRPHPTRPPLVLVHGTGGSTATHFAMLFPMVATRQQVVSLDLAEPAGVSALTLEHLERQVGAVVDEALPEGPISLLGYSLGSVVAASYAAHHADRVENLVLVAGWIKTDHQQRLRNDLYQFLRKAGDPDAFRAYSRLFAFGVPFLAKRSPEDMDVVAPPGRPSTFGALQMDLNRTIDISDRVADIAATTLVVGGTHDLMVPRHHSLALFGAIDDARYAEIGSGHSVFVERPAELLSIAENFLSHPRRHPAGTVIPPAQP; encoded by the coding sequence ATGCCCGTACACCTGACGACCGAGGTCGAGGAGGGCGCGGTCAGCGTCGACGGCGCCGAGGTCCGGTACTACGTGTCGGGTCGGCCGCACCCCACGCGTCCGCCGCTCGTTCTCGTGCACGGCACCGGCGGCTCGACCGCGACCCACTTCGCCATGCTGTTCCCCATGGTCGCGACGCGACAGCAGGTCGTGTCGCTCGACCTGGCCGAGCCGGCGGGCGTGAGCGCGCTGACCCTCGAGCACCTCGAACGGCAGGTGGGCGCGGTCGTCGACGAGGCGCTCCCCGAGGGCCCGATCTCGCTGCTGGGCTACTCCCTGGGCTCCGTCGTCGCGGCCTCCTACGCCGCCCACCACGCGGACCGCGTCGAGAACCTCGTGCTCGTCGCCGGATGGATCAAGACCGACCACCAGCAGCGCCTGCGCAACGACCTCTACCAGTTCCTCCGGAAGGCCGGCGACCCCGATGCGTTCCGGGCCTACTCGAGGCTGTTCGCCTTCGGGGTGCCGTTCCTCGCGAAGCGTTCGCCGGAGGACATGGACGTCGTCGCCCCGCCGGGGCGCCCCAGCACGTTCGGCGCCCTGCAGATGGACCTCAACCGGACCATCGACATCTCCGACCGCGTGGCGGACATCGCGGCCACGACGCTCGTCGTCGGGGGCACGCACGACCTGATGGTGCCGCGCCATCACAGCCTCGCCCTCTTCGGGGCCATCGACGACGCCCGGTACGCCGAGATCGGCTCCGGGCACTCCGTGTTCGTCGAGCGCCCGGCCGAGCTGCTGAGCATCGCGGAGAACTTCCTGTCCCATCCACGACGGCACCCTGCCGGCACCGTCATCCCGCCGGCTCAGCCGTAG
- a CDS encoding 3-isopropylmalate dehydrogenase — protein sequence MSRVVRLAVIPGDGIGPEVIAEAVKVLDAASGAEGVVFDKTVFSLGAARYLETGDILTDEDLAAIRGHDAILLGAVGGVPGDPRLSDVSIERELLLQLRFDLDQYVNLRPARIYPGVPGPLADAGDVDFVVVREGTEGAYSGSGGSLRTGTAHEIATEVSVNTAFGVERVVRYAFALAAKRRKRLTWVGKTNVIVFAGALWQRVVGDVAKEYPDVVVDYLHVDAATIHLVADPARFDVIVTDNLFGDILTDLAGAITGGIGLAASGNIHPDGAFPSMFEPVHGSAPDIAGRRLADPTAAILSVALLLQHLGLDDEASRVARAVEADIASRGGLPARTTSEIGDSIVAALGR from the coding sequence ATGTCGCGTGTCGTGAGACTGGCCGTGATCCCCGGCGACGGGATCGGCCCCGAGGTGATCGCCGAAGCGGTCAAGGTGCTGGACGCCGCGAGCGGCGCGGAGGGGGTGGTCTTCGACAAGACGGTCTTCTCGCTCGGCGCCGCGCGGTATCTCGAGACCGGCGACATCCTCACCGACGAGGACCTCGCGGCCATCCGCGGCCACGACGCGATCCTGCTCGGAGCGGTCGGCGGGGTCCCCGGCGACCCCCGGCTGAGCGATGTCAGCATCGAGCGCGAACTGCTGCTGCAGCTGCGGTTCGACCTGGACCAGTACGTCAACCTCCGCCCCGCGAGGATCTACCCGGGCGTTCCCGGGCCGCTGGCCGATGCCGGGGACGTCGACTTCGTCGTGGTGCGCGAGGGCACGGAGGGCGCGTACTCCGGCAGCGGCGGGTCTCTGCGCACCGGGACGGCGCACGAGATCGCGACCGAGGTCTCGGTGAACACCGCCTTCGGCGTGGAGCGCGTCGTGCGGTACGCGTTCGCGCTCGCCGCGAAGCGGCGCAAGCGGCTGACGTGGGTCGGCAAGACCAACGTCATCGTCTTCGCCGGCGCGCTGTGGCAGCGCGTCGTGGGCGACGTGGCGAAGGAGTACCCGGACGTCGTCGTGGACTACCTGCACGTCGACGCGGCGACCATCCACCTCGTGGCCGACCCCGCGCGCTTCGACGTGATCGTCACCGACAACCTGTTCGGCGACATCCTCACGGACCTGGCCGGCGCGATCACCGGGGGCATCGGGCTCGCCGCGTCCGGGAACATCCATCCCGACGGCGCCTTCCCCTCGATGTTCGAGCCGGTCCACGGCTCCGCGCCCGACATCGCGGGGAGGCGGCTCGCCGACCCGACGGCCGCCATCCTGTCGGTGGCGCTCCTCCTGCAGCACCTCGGCCTGGACGACGAGGCCTCGCGCGTCGCTCGCGCCGTCGAGGCCGACATCGCCTCCCGCGGCGGCCTCCCGGCGCGCACGACCTCCGAGATCGGCGACTCCATCGTGGCGGCTCTCGGCCGCTGA